From the genome of Nocardia mangyaensis:
TGCCCGAAGCGGTCACGCAGGTGGCGGTGCAGGTGGTCGGCAACGACGCCGCGATCGCCTTCGGCGGTGCCAGCGGTGCGTTCGAGCTCAATGTCTACATCCCGGTGATGGCGCGCAATCTGCTCGAGTCGATTCGCCTGCTGGCCACGGTGTCTCGGCTGTTCGCCGACAAGTGCATCGTGGGGCTGGTCGCCAACGAGGAGCATCTGCGCACCCTCGCCGAGTCCTCACCCTCGATCGTCACCCCGCTCAATTCGGCCATCGGCTACGAGGAGGCGGCCGCGGTCGCCAAGCAGGCGCTGCGGGAGAAGAAGACGATCCGCCAGACCGTCCTCGACCGCGGCCTGGTTCCGGGCAAGCTGACCGAGGAAGAGCTCGACGACAAGCTCGACGTCCTCGCGATGGCGAACGTCGACCGCAAGCCTTGAACCGGCGACCCGGCCGCGCACACGCGGCGCCAGCCGCTATTGATACAGCGCGAGTTCCGCGCGAGCCTTGTCGCCTTCCTCGGTGAGATCGGTGCGGGTGAAGATGTTCCAGCGCCGCAGCAGCGGCTTGAACACCAGCTCGCCCTCGTTCGCGCGGTCGTAGATGCCCGCGGCGGCCAGCGCCTCGTCGCTGGACCCGCCGCCGGGCAGCTCCACAAAGGGCACCCGGAAATCGGCGACCCGGTCGGCGATGGCGCGCACCGCCTGATCGGGGGTCAGGTCGAGCGCGGCGGAGACCAGTTCGGCGAAGAACTCGGCCTGCAGCTCGTCGTCGGCGGCCAGCTTCTCGGCCATCGAGGTGACGATCGGGTTCTCGCCCAGCGCGGCGGTGTTGCGATGACGGATCGCGGCGGCGGCCTCTTCGAACGCGCAGGTGGCCAGCACGTCGATCAGATGCATCGGGGCACGGTTGAAGCCCTCGGTCATGTGCGCCATGCGCGCCCGCTCCAGGGCCACCGGGTCCACCGCGCGGGTGAGCATGAGGTAGTTGCGGATCATGATCTCGTGACGGTTCTCCTCCGCCGTCCACCGGCCGACCCAGCGCCACCACGCGCCGGTGCGCAGATATTTGCCGAGTTCGCGATGGTAGGAGGGCAGGTTGTCGGCGACGAGGACACTCACCGTCAGCGCGAGCCGCGCGGTATCGCTGAGCTCGGACTGTTCGGGGGTCCAGTCGGTGCCGCCGAGGAAGGCGAAGTTGCGGCCGTCCGACCACGGCACTTGCTCGTGCGGCTGCCAGCCGTCGGCCACCTCGATGTGCCGACGCAGGTTCGTTTCCACCGCGTCCTCGAGGGAATCCAGGAGCTCTCGATCGGTCAAAGTTTTCTGCACTCAGCCAACCTAGTACCTGTGCCGCGAGCGCGGGGACCAATGGGTCAACCGGCCCCCGCGCCGGCGCAGGTCACAAACTCATTTGGGGGTCACGGTGATTTCGCCGTCGACCCAGGTGATGGTGCCGCCGGTGAATTCGCTCTGCTTGCCGCCCGCGACATCCTCTTCGTCGCTGACCGGGTAGCCGAGGGTCCCGTTGGCGCCGCCGTTGGCCTCCCAGGCCTCCCGGATCTCACCCCAGACGATGTGGGCGCCCGAGTCGCTGCTCCAGTAGATGGTGCCGCCCTCGAAGTCCTGGTATTCGCCGCCGTTGGGGCCCGATTCCTGGGCCTCTTCCGGCGCACCGAGCGGGCTGGTCGCCCCACCCACGGCGACGTACTTGTTGTACACCTCACCCGAGATGGTGATCTCGCCGTTGGGCGTGGAGATGGTGGTCGACTCGCCCGCGGCAGCCGTGGTGGTGGCCATGGCTTCGGCACCAGGGGAGGTGGTCATCTCCGAACCCATGCCTTCTTCGGGCGACGTCGTCGAGCCCGCGCCGCCCGGCATCGTGGTGACCACGCTGGAGATGGCCGAATCGACCGCGTCGTTGTTGTCGTCGGTGCAGCCTGCGGCGAGCAGCAGACCGGCCGCGGCGAGAGCGGCGGCGCCTCCGGTTGCAGTACGTCGAGCGAAGTGGTTCATATCCATCCTCTCGCGAGTGGCCCCCCGGGGGCACGCCCCCGGATGGAGCCTGGCCGACATCCGCAACGGCCCGGCGGAACAGTGTTCGCCGAGCCGTTGCTGGATTGGTGTCGCCGCGGATAATACCCACAGTTCGCCGATATCAAACGCATTTCGGCCGGTGAGGCGGCCGGTTGCCGGGCTATGCGCTGGGGCCGTACTCCTCGAGCATTTCGGTCACCAGGGCCGCGATCGGTGAGCGTTCGCTCCGGGTGAGCGTGATGTGCGCGAAAAGCGGGTGGCCCTTCAGTTTTTCGATCACGGCGGCCACGCCGTCGTGCCTGCCGACCCGCAGATTGTCGCGCTGGGCGACATCGTGGGTGAGCACCACCCGCGAACCGGTGCCGAGGCGGCTCAACACGGTCAGCAGCACATTGCGCTCGAGCGACTGCGCCTCGTCGACGATCACGAAGGAATCGTGCAGTGACCGGCCGCGGATGTGGGTCAGCGGCAGCACTTCGAGCATGTCACGGCTGAGCACCTCCTCCATCACCTCCCGGCTGGCCAGCCCGTCGAGGGTGTCGAAGACGGCCTGTGCCCACGGACCCATCTTCTCGCTCTCGGAACCGGGCAGGTAGCCCAGTTCCTGCCCGCCCACCGCGTACAGCGGCCGGAACACGACCACCTTGCGCTGGGTCCGTCGCTCGAGCACCGCCTCCAGTCCGGCGGTCAGCGCGAGCGCGGACTTGCCGGTACCGGCGCGCCCGCCCATCGACACGATGCCGATGCTCTCGTCGAGCAACAGGTCCAGCGCGATCCGCTGCTCGGCCGAACGCCCGTGCAGCCCGAAGGCCTCCCGTTCGCGCACCAACTGCACCCGCTTGTCCGCGGTGACCCGGCCCAGCGCGCTCGAGCTGCTGCCGAGCAACCGGATTCCGGTGTGGCAGGGCAGTTCTCGCGCATCGTCCAGGTCGATCACCGAGTCCGCGTAGAGCTGGTCGATCTGGGCACTGGCGACGTCGAGTTCGACCATCCCGCTCCAGCCGGAGGTCACCACGTCCTGTGCGTGGTACTCATCCGCGGCCAGCCCGACCGCGCTCGCCTTGACGCGCAGCGGGATGTCCTTGGACACCAGGACCACGTCCTCGCCCTCGGCCGAGAAGTTCAGCGCGCAGGCGAGAATGCGGGAATCGTTGGTGTCGGAGCGGAAGCCGGCGGGCAGTACCGAGGGGTCGGTGTGATTGAGCTCCACCTGCATGGTGCCGCCGTCGGTGCCGATGGGCAGTGCCTGATCGAGCCTGCCGTGCTGCACACGCAGGTCATCGAGCATGCGCAGCGCTTCGCGGGCGAACCAGCCGAGTTCGTGGTGGTGTCGCTTGGCCTCCAGTTCACTGATCACGACCAGGGGTAGGACCACCCGATGTTCACCGAACCGAGTCACGGCCCAGGGATCGGAGAGGAGAACGGAGGTGTCGACGACGAAAGTCTTTCGACCGGTACGCGAGGGGCTGGCCCCCTTCTTCGAGGCTTGCTTGGAGTTAGAGGCCGTGTGCTTCGCGGAAGCGGAAACGGAGCGTGCAGCAGTCACGGTGGGCTCCTTATGTGTTCGCACGGCACCCGCACGAACGATCTCGCTGGACCGGTCCGTCCTGGTAGGTGGGTGACGCGCTGGTCAACCACCACGAGGACCGGGTGCCGGCCCTCTCGCACTGAGTAGCTCAGTCACGGTCAGGACCTCCCGTACGAGCCACACCGACGCGGCCCGCATCTTTGACGCTACCGCCGAACCGGTGGCGGCGCTGGCGGACCGACCCACGTGTCCGTGAATTTGTCGTTAACCGGCGCGAACGGCCCGGCACCGCGCGTCGGCGACTACAGTCGAAGGCATGGCCGATGACCAGGATCTGGAGCAGCTGTCGTCGAAGGAACTCCACGACCGGGCGGTGCGCAGCGCGGTCCGGCACGGGGACGTGAAGTTCCTCTGGGAGTTGCTGAAGTCGATTCCGGCCGCGCAGGCCGAGGCGGGCGAACTCGGCGAGAGCGCGGCCGACATCAAGTACGTGCTGCCGATGATCGACGACTATTTCCACGCCGGTGACGGCAAACTCGCTGAAGTTCTGCGCCCGAGGTACCTGGATTACCTGCGCAAGCAGGGCTGAGTCAGCGCCGCGCGATCGCCCGCGCGACGCCGACCACGGTGCCGCGCAGCACGTTTCCCTTGCTGAAGTGGTCGTCCCACAGCACGATCCGGCCCTCACGCAGCGCGAAGGTGCCGCTCACCCAGAAGCCGATGCGCACCGGGCCCACGTGCAGGTAGTCGGTGCGATCGGTGAGCACGATGTCGCCGTCGGCGGCGATGTGATGGATCTCGGCGGAGAAGCCCAGCGACGGCCTGCCGAGACTGCGCAGCACAGTGGCCACCCGGTCCTTGCCGCGCACGGTCGGCAGTGAGGTGTTCTTCCAGACAATCGCCGGGTCGAGCAACTCCAGTGCCTCGTCGACGGCGCTCAGTTCGAGCGCGGCAAAGAACTCGCGCACGACGGTGACAGCGGTCTCCGGCAGTTCCGGCTTGTCGGTCATGCTGCGAGCGTAGAACCTCCGCGCGCCGGAGACCAGGGTCGCTACCGACCCGCCCGGCGGGCGATCACATGTCCAGAGCGGCTCTCTCGATCTGCGGCCGGACCTGAGCAGTCCTTGACTTGAAGTGCACTCCAAGTCATATGGTCGATGACATGAGCATTCGCCTCGGTTACCAGATGCCCAATTTCAGCAATACGTCCTCGGTGCGCGAGCTGTTCCCCGCGGTGATCGCGCAGGCCAGGGAGGCGGAGGCGGCGGGGTTCGATGCCGCGTTCGTGATGGATCACTTCTACCAGCTGCCACTGATCGGGGCGCCGGAGGAGCCGATGCTGGAGGCGTACTCGGCGCTGTCCGGGCTGGCCACGGCGACCGAGCGAATTCAGTTGTCGGCCTTGGTGACCGGCAACACCTACCGGAATCCGGCGCTGCTGGCCAAAACCGTCACCACACTGGATGTGGTCAGTGATGGGCGCGCGGTGCTGGGCATCGGGGCCGGGTGGTTCGAGCTCGAGCATCAGCAGTACGGGTTCGAGTTCGGGACATTCACCGAGCGCTTCGAGCGCCTCGACGAGGCGCTGCAGATCATCGAGCCGATGCTGCGCGGCCAGCACCCGAGCTTCGACGGCAAGTGGTACCGCGCGGAGAACGCGAGGAACGAACCGCGTATCCGCGACGACCTGCCGATCCTGCTCGGCGGTGGTGGCGAGAAGAAGACCTTCGGCCTGGCCGCGCGCTTCGCCGATCACCTCAACATCATCTGCAATGCCTCCGAACTCCCCCGCAAACTCGACGCCCTGCACCAGCGGTGCGACGAGGCGGGCCGCGATCCCGCCACCCTGGAGACCAGCTTCCTCGCCCTCGCCATCGTCGATTCCGACGGCGACCGCGCCCGCAAACAGCAGGTAGACATCATGGCCCGCCTCGGTGTCGACCTGTCGACCCTCACCGAGGCCGAGCGCCGGGAGACCATCGCCGACCGCCAATTCGCCGGCACCCCGGACGAAGTCGCCGAACAGATCCAGGCCCGCGTCCTCGATCTCGGCATCGACGGCGTCATCGTCAACATGGTCGCCAACGGCCACGAGCCCGGCGTCGTCAGCGCGGTGGGCCAGGCCCTGCGCCCGCTGGTCTCGACGCCCCAGTCCTAGGGCCCCGATGATCGGGGGCTCACGCCGGGTTCCGGACGGTGTTAGGTTCGCGCCCATGAAACGCACCATCGCCGCAGCGGCCTTCGCCGCCGTGCTCGCACCGGCCCAGTTCGTCACGGCGGGACCCGCTTCGGCAGCGCCCGTCGTGCCCGCCCCGGTCGACGGACCGATGCTGGGGTCCGCCGACGAGGGCTGCACCGCCTTCGGCTGCTCTTCCCCGATGGCGGAGTTCCTGCTGATCACTCTGCCCGCACTGCTCGGCTCGGGCAGCGGCGAGTAGCGGCAGACGGAGATCGGGACCAGGGCCTATCCGGTCCGGCTGCCGATCGTCTGTGAGAGGAACGGCCACGAGGTGCGCAGGTCGTCCTCCCAGTAGCCCCAGGAATGCGTGCCGACAGGGCGGTCGTCGAAGGTGACCGGGATGTCGAGTTCGCGGAGGCGGTTCGCCAGATTCACTGTGCACGAATGGATCGCGGCCTCGATCGGGCCGCCGAACAGGATCTGCACGGGCAGGGGAATCCGGCCTTCCTGCACCCGGCGATCGGTGGGCGTGTCGTGCGGTGCGGCCGGAATGCCGGTTCCCGCACTGAGATACACGGCGGTGCCGCGCAGGCCCTCCGCGTTGACCAGCGGGTCGTTGGCGCGCCA
Proteins encoded in this window:
- a CDS encoding acyl-ACP desaturase, giving the protein MQKTLTDRELLDSLEDAVETNLRRHIEVADGWQPHEQVPWSDGRNFAFLGGTDWTPEQSELSDTARLALTVSVLVADNLPSYHRELGKYLRTGAWWRWVGRWTAEENRHEIMIRNYLMLTRAVDPVALERARMAHMTEGFNRAPMHLIDVLATCAFEEAAAAIRHRNTAALGENPIVTSMAEKLAADDELQAEFFAELVSAALDLTPDQAVRAIADRVADFRVPFVELPGGGSSDEALAAAGIYDRANEGELVFKPLLRRWNIFTRTDLTEEGDKARAELALYQ
- a CDS encoding LGFP repeat-containing protein, whose protein sequence is MNHFARRTATGGAAALAAAGLLLAAGCTDDNNDAVDSAISSVVTTMPGGAGSTTSPEEGMGSEMTTSPGAEAMATTTAAAGESTTISTPNGEITISGEVYNKYVAVGGATSPLGAPEEAQESGPNGGEYQDFEGGTIYWSSDSGAHIVWGEIREAWEANGGANGTLGYPVSDEEDVAGGKQSEFTGGTITWVDGEITVTPK
- a CDS encoding PhoH family protein, yielding MTAARSVSASAKHTASNSKQASKKGASPSRTGRKTFVVDTSVLLSDPWAVTRFGEHRVVLPLVVISELEAKRHHHELGWFAREALRMLDDLRVQHGRLDQALPIGTDGGTMQVELNHTDPSVLPAGFRSDTNDSRILACALNFSAEGEDVVLVSKDIPLRVKASAVGLAADEYHAQDVVTSGWSGMVELDVASAQIDQLYADSVIDLDDARELPCHTGIRLLGSSSSALGRVTADKRVQLVREREAFGLHGRSAEQRIALDLLLDESIGIVSMGGRAGTGKSALALTAGLEAVLERRTQRKVVVFRPLYAVGGQELGYLPGSESEKMGPWAQAVFDTLDGLASREVMEEVLSRDMLEVLPLTHIRGRSLHDSFVIVDEAQSLERNVLLTVLSRLGTGSRVVLTHDVAQRDNLRVGRHDGVAAVIEKLKGHPLFAHITLTRSERSPIAALVTEMLEEYGPSA
- a CDS encoding limonene-1,2-epoxide hydrolase family protein; the protein is MTDKPELPETAVTVVREFFAALELSAVDEALELLDPAIVWKNTSLPTVRGKDRVATVLRSLGRPSLGFSAEIHHIAADGDIVLTDRTDYLHVGPVRIGFWVSGTFALREGRIVLWDDHFSKGNVLRGTVVGVARAIARR
- a CDS encoding LLM class F420-dependent oxidoreductase, translating into MSIRLGYQMPNFSNTSSVRELFPAVIAQAREAEAAGFDAAFVMDHFYQLPLIGAPEEPMLEAYSALSGLATATERIQLSALVTGNTYRNPALLAKTVTTLDVVSDGRAVLGIGAGWFELEHQQYGFEFGTFTERFERLDEALQIIEPMLRGQHPSFDGKWYRAENARNEPRIRDDLPILLGGGGEKKTFGLAARFADHLNIICNASELPRKLDALHQRCDEAGRDPATLETSFLALAIVDSDGDRARKQQVDIMARLGVDLSTLTEAERRETIADRQFAGTPDEVAEQIQARVLDLGIDGVIVNMVANGHEPGVVSAVGQALRPLVSTPQS